The DNA region CTGCCGGCCAACCAGCCGGAGACGTTCTACCGGGGTGCTGGCCGGATCGCCGGTTTCCGCAACGTGCCCGCCATGCCCGACCGCCCGGAGGACTGGGTGGGCTCGGTGACCACCCGGTTCGGGCTGGGCCCGTCCGGCCTGTCCACGCTGTCCGACGGCCGGCTGCTCGCCGACGCGATCGCCGCCGACCCGCACTGGTGGCTCGGCCCGCAGCGCACCGACCCCGGCGTACTCGTGAAACTGCTCGACGCGGGCCAGCGTCTGCCGCTGCACGTCCACCCCGACCGCCGCTTCGCCACCACACACCTGGCGTCACCGTACGGCAAGACCGAGGCCTGGGTGATCGTGTCGGCCCGCCCCGACGCGTACGTCCACCTCGGCTTCGCCCGTGACGTGTCGGCCGATGAACTTGCCGGCTGGGTGACGGGCCAGCAGACCGGGCAGATGCTGGCCGCGACCAACCGGATTCCGGTGTCGGCCGGCGACGCGATCCTCTGCCCCGCCGGCCTTCCGCACGCGATCGGCGACGGCATCCTGCTGGTCGAGGTTCAGGAGCCGACCGATTTCTCGGTACTGCTCGAGTACGAGGAGTTCGGCCTGGCCGACGGTCATCTGGGCCTCGGCTACGACCTGGCACTGCGGTGCGTGGATCGGAGCAGGTGGACGCCGCAGCGTCTGGACCAGCTACGGGGCGGCCGACAACTGCTGCCCGAGGCTGCCGACGAGTTCTTCACCGCGCACCGGCTGTCCGGCGGCGACCGCCTGAGGCAGGGATTCAGCGTCCTGGTCGCGGTGG from Solwaraspora sp. WMMD791 includes:
- a CDS encoding class I mannose-6-phosphate isomerase; the encoded protein is MTLQVLPANQPETFYRGAGRIAGFRNVPAMPDRPEDWVGSVTTRFGLGPSGLSTLSDGRLLADAIAADPHWWLGPQRTDPGVLVKLLDAGQRLPLHVHPDRRFATTHLASPYGKTEAWVIVSARPDAYVHLGFARDVSADELAGWVTGQQTGQMLAATNRIPVSAGDAILCPAGLPHAIGDGILLVEVQEPTDFSVLLEYEEFGLADGHLGLGYDLALRCVDRSRWTPQRLDQLRGGRQLLPEAADEFFTAHRLSGGDRLRQGFSVLVAVAGEGSIAGEWDDLPLRRGDTLLVPYAAGPLRLDGTVGVIRLAPPER